A region of Fusobacterium sp. FSA-380-WT-3A DNA encodes the following proteins:
- the earP gene encoding elongation factor P maturation arginine rhamnosyltransferase EarP — MKPNSIDIFCDVIDNYGDIGVVYRFAKEMKRVFPSARIRVILNKLEELIKINKEATYREYQVINGIEYIFEDFFKKNFEEFGVSDIIVEAFGCDIFEEYIKLGKVQSKLWINLEYLSGEKWIEDFHLKQSLIDSKTLKKIFYMPGFSEKSGGILIDEEFLKNKEYGKNNREKVLREFFQDFNFNNKMVGTIFSYEKNFENLLETLNKQERETVLILMGEKTQKSFSKFFEKNLTEDFLKWKKYDKIYLYNAQFFSQEEYDKIISAVDFNFTRGEDSIVRALLIGKPFLWHIYLQEDKVHMLKLRAFLDRFSESISLNEEEKKVLKEYFKLLDEYNDRETNSFERGKEDFSIFFEKFHTINKICEEYSKFLLEKCNLTKKLYTYINEI; from the coding sequence ATGAAACCAAATAGTATTGATATATTTTGTGATGTTATAGATAATTATGGAGATATTGGAGTAGTTTATAGATTTGCTAAAGAGATGAAAAGAGTATTTCCTTCAGCAAGAATAAGGGTTATTTTAAATAAGTTAGAGGAATTAATAAAAATTAATAAAGAAGCTACTTATAGAGAATATCAAGTAATTAATGGAATAGAATATATATTTGAAGATTTTTTTAAAAAAAATTTTGAAGAATTTGGAGTTTCTGATATAATAGTAGAAGCTTTTGGTTGTGATATATTTGAAGAATATATCAAATTAGGAAAAGTACAATCAAAACTTTGGATAAATTTAGAATATCTTTCAGGAGAAAAATGGATAGAAGATTTTCATCTAAAGCAGTCTTTAATAGATTCTAAAACTTTAAAAAAAATATTTTATATGCCAGGTTTTTCAGAAAAAAGTGGTGGAATATTAATAGATGAAGAGTTTTTGAAAAATAAAGAATATGGAAAAAATAATAGAGAGAAAGTTTTAAGAGAGTTTTTTCAAGATTTTAATTTTAATAACAAAATGGTTGGAACAATATTTTCTTATGAAAAAAACTTTGAAAATCTTTTAGAAACTCTTAATAAACAGGAAAGAGAAACTGTTTTGATTCTTATGGGAGAAAAAACTCAAAAAAGTTTTTCTAAATTTTTTGAAAAAAATTTAACAGAGGACTTTTTAAAGTGGAAAAAATATGATAAAATATATCTGTATAATGCTCAGTTCTTTTCACAAGAGGAATATGATAAAATAATATCAGCTGTAGATTTTAATTTTACAAGAGGAGAAGATTCTATTGTTAGAGCTCTTCTTATAGGAAAACCTTTTTTATGGCATATATACTTACAAGAAGATAAAGTTCATATGTTAAAATTGAGAGCTTTTTTAGATAGATTTTCTGAAAGTATTTCTTTAAATGAAGAAGAAAAAAAAGTATTAAAAGAATATTTTAAACTTTTAGATGAATATAATGATAGAGAAACAAATTCCTTTGAAAGAGGAAAAGAGGATTTTTCTATTTTCTTTGAAAAGTTTCATACAATAAATAAGATTTGTGAAGAATATAGCAAATTTTTATTAGAAAAATGCAATCTAACAAAAAAATTATATACATATATAAATGAAATTTAA
- a CDS encoding NADH:flavin oxidoreductase, with the protein MNNILTPLKIKNIEIKNRVVLPPLVRFSMIEEDGYVTSKLLKWYEGIARDGVGMIIVEATCVSSDGKLRENQLGIWDDSFIEGLSKIALIGKKYEIPMLIQIHHAGFGKNIKDVEGTILDDILEKFVEAFKRAKKCGFDGIEIHGAHTYLLSQLNSRLWNTREDKYGGDFQKRMYFNKTLIERTRELFDENFILGYRMGGNEPSLIDGIEIAKYLEKLGVDLLHISTGIPEERFRQAAKIDNFPENYPEEKSFNLDWVIYMGVQIKKHLNIPVIGVRNIRTEEQVSYLIENNLLDMVAVGRAMIFTNRWMKKARESYLRRIKNETK; encoded by the coding sequence ATGAATAATATATTAACCCCATTGAAAATAAAAAATATAGAGATAAAAAATCGTGTTGTTTTACCACCTCTTGTTAGATTCTCAATGATAGAAGAAGATGGATATGTAACAAGTAAACTTCTAAAATGGTATGAAGGAATTGCAAGAGATGGAGTTGGAATGATAATAGTAGAGGCTACTTGTGTAAGTTCTGATGGAAAACTTCGTGAAAACCAATTAGGAATTTGGGATGATAGTTTTATAGAGGGACTTAGTAAAATAGCTTTAATTGGTAAAAAATATGAAATTCCAATGCTTATTCAAATTCATCATGCAGGGTTTGGAAAAAATATAAAGGATGTAGAGGGAACTATCTTAGATGATATACTAGAAAAATTTGTTGAAGCTTTTAAAAGAGCTAAAAAATGTGGATTTGACGGAATAGAAATTCACGGGGCTCATACATATTTATTATCACAATTAAATTCAAGATTATGGAATACAAGAGAGGATAAATATGGTGGAGATTTTCAAAAGAGAATGTATTTCAATAAAACTTTGATTGAAAGGACTAGAGAACTTTTTGATGAAAATTTTATTCTTGGATATAGAATGGGAGGAAATGAGCCTAGTCTAATAGATGGAATAGAAATAGCAAAATATTTAGAAAAGCTTGGAGTAGATTTATTACATATTTCTACTGGAATTCCAGAAGAGAGATTTAGACAAGCAGCTAAAATAGATAATTTTCCTGAAAATTATCCAGAAGAAAAAAGTTTTAATTTAGATTGGGTTATTTATATGGGAGTTCAAATTAAAAAACACCTTAATATTCCTGTTATAGGTGTTAGAAATATAAGAACAGAAGAACAGGTTAGTTATTTAATAGAAAATAATCTTTTAGACATGGTAGCAGTTGGTAGAGCCATGATATTTACAAATAGATGGATGAAAAAAGCAAGAGAATCATATTTGAGAAGGATAAAAAATGAAACCAAATAG